The Polyangium aurulentum genomic interval GCTCCTCTACGACCCCGGCCAGTGGGTCAACCTCGTGCTCCCCCTGCCGGAGGGCGAGGTCAAGCGCGCCTACTCGATCGCCTCGGCCCCCGACGGCTCGCCGCGCTTCGAGCTCGCCGTCACGCGCGTGCAAGACGGCCCCGGCTCGTCGTTCCTGCACGAGATCCCCGAGGGCACGACCCTGCACACGATCGGCCCCCACGGCCTGTTCACCCGCGCCCCCGACGACCCCACTCCGGCGCTCTTCGTCGCCACCGGCACCGGCGTCACGCCGCTCCGGGCCATGCTCCAGGCCGCGCTCGCGGCGGGCTCGACCGCGCCGATGTGGCTGCTCTTCGGGGCGCGATACGAGGAGGACATCCTCTATCGCGAAGAGCTCGATGGCTGGGCCCGGCGCCATCCGAACGTGCGCTACGCGATCACCCTCTCGCGCGCCGCCGATGGCTGGGCGGGCGCGCGCGGGTACGTGCAAGGCCACGTGCCGGAGCTCTACCGCGAGCTCGCTGCGGTCTGCGGAACGGCCGCGCCGCACGTCTACGTCTGCGGCCTCGAGCGCATGGTCAAGAGCGTGCGCGAGCTCGTGCGCGGCGAGCTCGGCGTCGACCGCAAGCACGTGCACACCGAGCGCTACGACTGATCCCGCCCCCGAGGAGACGCCCATGACACGCCTTGGCCCCTTCGCGCTTCTTCTCGTCGTCGCCGGCTGCGGTGGAGGCGGCGGCTCTTCCGGTGGCGGCGGCGGCTCGGGCGGGGGCGGCGGAGCCGGCGGAGGAGCGCAGGCGGTGCCTTGCGAGGGCGCGCCCGCCGAGCTCGATCTGTCGGGCACGTGGGCCCTTCAAGGTCGCCTCGCGGTCACGCTCGAGGGCTTGCCGGGCGGCGCGATCACCATCTGTCCCTCCGATCAGATCGGCGAGTCGACCATGCTCCTCATGGTCACGATGAGCCGCGATCCGGCCGATCCGAAGAAGCTCGTCAATGTCGACGCGGCGCTCTGCTCGATGGCGCTGCCCGTCTTGACCGCGCTCGTCGGGAGCTGCGATCCGCAGTCGGAGTCGCTCGTCTCCACGCAGATCATCGTGCCCAAGACCCTGATCGACGCCCTGCCGAGCTTGCCCACGACCCCGGTCTCCGGCGCGCTCGGAGGCCTGTCGGCGGGCGCATCCGTCTCGGTGGATCGGTTCACGATCACCGTCGGCTCGAGCAAGACGGGCGCCGAGCTGCCCTCGTGGGACCCCTCGTCGGGGCCTTGCACGGCGACGAACCTCGGCCGCACCGATCAATGCGAGGCGAGCTGCGTCGACGACTGCGCGGGCTTGCGCGACGACGATGCGGACGGCTACCCCGCCGCGACGGTGGAGGTCTGCGGCAAGACGCAGAGCGACGTGTCGAACGGCGTCCCTTGCAACGCCGCGACGCCCAACGTTCTGGGCACGACGCTGCAGGGGCGCGCCTTCCTCGACATGGAAGTGAACCCGAAGCTGTCGGGGGCGGCGAAGAGCGCGTGCGAGATCGAGGGGACGATCGACTCCGAGGTGCTCTACAACCTGGTCGGCGCGGACATCTACCTCGCCGGCACGCAGATCGGCGTGACGAGCGCCTTGAAATCGCTGCCCGCGTTCCAGGTCCAACCGGCCGACAGCCGCTTCCGCATGGTGCGCATCGACGGCCAATTCGGCGCGCCCGACTGGGGCGTGGACCCCGCAAAGCGCGCCGAGGCATGCGCCACCTTGCTGTCGCGATCGAACGAGCTGTAATCCGTCGGGCGCCGAGGTGGACGCCGCGTGACGCGGGAGCTATAGAGCTAGACTACGGATATCGTGGATCTTTCGGGATCTCGAACAGTTGAGGAGGGTCTCATGCGTCTTGCCTTGCTCGTCCAGGTGACTGCCACAGCGCTCTTGCTCTGCGGGTGCCCCGGCGCTGATGAGGGTGCGGTTGGCTCGGGGAACACGACCGACGGCTCGGGTGCGAGCGGTCAGGGCGGCGCAGGCGAAGGCGGCGCGGGCCAGGGCGGCGCGGGCCAGGGCGGCGCGGGCCAGGGCGGCGCGGGCCAGGGCGGCGCGGGTCAGGGCGGCGCGGGTCAGGGCGGCGCGGGCGGTGGCGCCTCGGCCTGCCAGGCCCTCGAGTTCGAATTGAATGTGAAGCTCCAGGAGGCGCAGAAGTGCAATCCGGCGATCGACGTCGTGCAATGTGTGGACGTCGTCAAGGGGCTCTGCTGCGACACGATCGTGGGCAAAGCGGATTCGCCCGAGGTGCAGGCGTATCTCGAGGCGCTCAAGGAGTATCAGGCCGCGAGCTGCAATCCCACCTGCCCGGCCATCCCCTGCCCCACCATGCCGACGGGCACGTGCAAGCCGACCGGCAGCGGCGCGGGGCAATGCATGCAGCAGCCCTGACGTGAACGGCCACGAGCACCTCTTCGAGGAAGCCGCGCGCGCGGTCGAGCGCGCGCGGGCCCTCGTCATCACGGCCGGCGCCGGCATGGGCGTCGACTCGGGCCTGCCCGATTTCCGTGGCAACGAAGGCTTCTGGAACGCCTATCCCCCCTATCGCAAGCTCGGCCTCGGCTTTTCGAGCCTGGCCAATCCGCGCTGGTTCGACACCGATCCGGCATTCGCGTGGGGCTTTTACGGCCACCGCCTCGAGCTGTATCGAAAAACGCGCCCTCACGCGGGCTTCGAGGTCCTCCGCCGCATCGCGGCGCGCATGCCCGAGGGATCTTTCGTCTTCACCTCGAACGTCGACGGCCAGTTCCAGCGGGCCGGCTTCGATCCGGACCGGATCGTCGAATGCCACGGGGCCATCGATTTCGCGCAATGCACGCACGACTGCGGCGCGGGCATCTTCTCGGCCGATTCCTACCGCATCGAGGTCGACGAGGAGACGTTCCGCGCGGCCGAGCCCTTGCCCGCCTGCCCGCGCTGCGGGGCCGTCGCGCGGCCGAACGTGCTGATGTTCGGCGACGGGGGCTGGGACGGCGCGCGCGCCGACGCCCAGCACCAGAGGCTCTCGACCTGGCTCACCGAGCTGTCGCCCGAGGCGCGCGGGCGCGTGGTCGTGATCGAATGCGGGGCGGGGACGGCCATCCCCACGGTGCGCCATTTCAGCGAGCAGGTCGGACGCTCGCTCGGCAAGCTCGTGCGCCTCAACGTGCGCGAGCACGAGGTCCCGGCCGGGCACGTGGGCATTCCCCTCGGCGCGCGAGCGGCGCTCGAGGGGATCGAAAAGCTTCTTCGAGGGGATTGAGCCGGGGGCGTCGAGCGGCGCCTGCAAGGCCAGGCGCCGCCTGATGTTCGTGGATGAGGGCTGACGTCAGCCGGGCGTGAACGCGCTGCCGTTCCAGCGAAGCTCGACGGGCTTGCCGCTCGACGGCAGCTCCACCTCGACGGAGGTGAGCCGCGGCGGCTTGCCGTCGCCGTCGGGCACGAGCACGTCGACGCGGACCTTGGTCGCGCGCGCGGGAGGCAGATCCTCGGGACGCGCGAGGCGAAGGCGGATGTCGCTCTTCTCGCCGGCGCCGAAGCGCGCCGTGTACAGGCCGATGCCGGCGGCGGCGATGTCGGCCGGGGCTTCGTCCTTGTCGCGAAGGAGCTTCACGTCGATGGGCAGCGCGCCGGCCGGAGCGCGCACGAGCACCACCGCCGCCGCCGCGGGATA includes:
- a CDS encoding ferredoxin--NADP reductase, producing the protein MRRPETFEARLVAAKNLTPWVRELVFERADGPLLYDPGQWVNLVLPLPEGEVKRAYSIASAPDGSPRFELAVTRVQDGPGSSFLHEIPEGTTLHTIGPHGLFTRAPDDPTPALFVATGTGVTPLRAMLQAALAAGSTAPMWLLFGARYEEDILYREELDGWARRHPNVRYAITLSRAADGWAGARGYVQGHVPELYRELAAVCGTAAPHVYVCGLERMVKSVRELVRGELGVDRKHVHTERYD
- a CDS encoding SIR2 family NAD-dependent protein deacylase, whose product is MNGHEHLFEEAARAVERARALVITAGAGMGVDSGLPDFRGNEGFWNAYPPYRKLGLGFSSLANPRWFDTDPAFAWGFYGHRLELYRKTRPHAGFEVLRRIAARMPEGSFVFTSNVDGQFQRAGFDPDRIVECHGAIDFAQCTHDCGAGIFSADSYRIEVDEETFRAAEPLPACPRCGAVARPNVLMFGDGGWDGARADAQHQRLSTWLTELSPEARGRVVVIECGAGTAIPTVRHFSEQVGRSLGKLVRLNVREHEVPAGHVGIPLGARAALEGIEKLLRGD